Genomic DNA from Haloarcula marina:
ACGCGCGGTACGAGGCGGTCGTCGTCTGTGACGGGAGGGTCCAGCGCTACTGCGTCTGTTGGCTCGACCCGACGCTTCGGGACGCCGACGACGTGGCGGTCGCCCGCACCGACGACCCCGAGTCGTTCCGGGCGTGGTGGGTCGTCCGCAAATCGCGCGCCGCCGACGCCGTCGCCCGTGGCGTGGACCCACAGGTGGTTCGCGACGACCTCCGCGCGGCGCTGGACGCACGGGCCGACGCGTGGTACTGGCCCGACGACGCGCCCTTTTTACGCGCCGACGGCTAACCGCGAGACGTGACAGCCGACAGCGCCGTCGAGACGTTGAGTTATCCCGCCCCCGACACCGCGCGGGACCTCGTCGCGCGGGCGTTCGACCGCGGGGCGATGGTGACGCTGTTCGGCCGCTGTAGCGTCGAGTACGAGGGTCGGGCGGCCAGTTCGCTCGCTCCGGGCGACCGACACGTGACGCTGAAACCCGACGGGGCCGCGCTGGTCCACACCGACGAGGGCCAGCAACCGGTGAACTGGCAACCGCCGGGATGTGACCACAGCGTCGCGGTGGCAGACGAGTCGCTGGTGGTCCGCTCCGAGCGAACCACGCCGGAAGAGGAACTGGAAATCGTCTTCGAGACGGTGGCCCACGCCGCGGCGTTCGACGTGACTGACCCGGAGGAACTGGCGGTCACCGGGACCGAAGCGGACCTGAAAGAGCGCGTGCTGGACTCGCCGGACCTCGTCGAATCGGGCTTCACGCCCCTGGCGACCGAACGGGAGACGCCCGCGGGCGCTGTCGACGTTTACGGGGAGGACGCGGCCGGGCGGACCGTCGTCGTCGAACTCAAGCGCCGACGGGTAGGGCCAGACGCCGTCGGCCAACTGGACCGGTACGTGGACGCCCTCCGGCGTGACCTACACGCCGACACCGAAGTCCGTGGCATCCTCGTCGCGCCGTCGGTGACCGACCGCGCGCGACAACTGCTGGCGGAGAAGGGGTTGGAGTTCGTTTCGCTGGAACCGCCCTGAGACGGCGCATGCGCCGTCAGTAGACGGCGACGACGGGGTCTGCCGAGACGACGATGCGGTGGTCGGCGTAGACGAACGCCATTTCGCCGAATTCCGTGTTCTCGAACAGGGCGTCGAGGGCGTCCGGGTCGACGGCGTCCATGAGTGGTGGGAGGGTTTCGACCGGTCTACCGTCGACCGCCGCGACGGCACGGACGACGGTAGCCGAGATAGTTTCCGTGGACTCGGGCGTCTGCGTCACGAGGGGAGGTTCGGAGGACTCGGACCCGATGTGGTGGTCTGCCAATGCCATACCTCTACGAAAGAACCACTTTTGTAAAATAACGGTACCTTACTAGTTGGCAACTCGTTTCTGCTGCGGAATTCGGCGCCCGGGTCCGCTCAGTCGACCCGGTCGGCGAGGGCGGCGAGCGTGTTCAGCGCCTCGATTGGCGTCATGGTCGCAACGTCCGTCTCCCGGAGGGTGCGGGCGATATCGCGTTCGACCGCACGCTCGACCGCCGCACCCTCGACGTGGCCGTTCGTCCGCGTCGCGCCGGCCACCGTCTCGCGGTCGCTCGTCTCGCCCGTGTCCGCATCGCCCGTCCGCTCCAACAGGTCGCGCGACCGGTCGACGACGGCGTCGGGGACACCGGCCATCTCGGCCACCTCGACGCCGTAGGAGGCCGCGGCCGCGCCGGGCGCGAGTTCGTGGTCGAAGACGACTCGTCCGTCCTCACGGGAGGTCTCGAAGTGGCGGTTCGCGACGCCCGCGAGGTCGGCGGCCGCGTCCGTCAGGTCGTGGTGGTGGGTCGCGAACAGGGTGTACGCACCCACGTCGTCGTGGAGGAATTCCGTGACGGCGCGGGCGATAGCCAGTCCGTCCGCCGTCGACGTGCCCCGGCCCACCTCGTCTAAGAGGACCAGCGAGTCCTCGGTGGCCGCCGAGAGGATGGTCGACAGTTCGCTCATCTCTATCATGAACGTCGAGCGCCCGCCGGCGATGTCGTCGCTCGCACCGACGCGGGTGAACACGCGGTCCAAGACGGGGAGGTCGGCCGACGCCGCCGGGACGAAACTCCCGGCCTGTGCCAGCAGACAGACGAGCGCCACCTGTCGCATGTAGGTAGACTTCCCGCTCATGTTCGGGCCGGTGATGACGGCGAAGAAGGGGTCAGTTTCGCCTCCGTCGGCGTCCCCCATTGGGCCGCTCCCGAGGTGCGTGTCGTTGGGGACGAAGGCGGCTTCGGTGCGCTCGACGACGGGGTGACGGCCGCGCTCGATGTCGATGCCCTCCCCGCCCACGGTCGGTCGGCAGTAGTCGTGCCGTGCGGCCACCTCGGCGAAGGCCACGAGCACGTCGAGTCGGGCGAGGCGGTCCGCGAGCGCTTGGACACGTTCGGCCTCGGCGGCCACGTCGTCCCGGACCGCACAGAAGATGTCGTACTCCACGTCGTCGGCCGCGGTCTCGGCCCGCAGAATCTCCTCCTCACGCTCCTTCAACTCGGGCGTGTAGAACCGCTCCGAGTTCTTCAGGGTCTGTCGCCGCTGGTAGTCCTCCGGCACCAAATCGAGGTTCGCGTTCGTCACCTCGATGTAGTAACCGTGGACGGAGTTGTGGCCGACTTTCAGCGAATCGATGCCGGTGCGCTCGCGTTCGCTCGCTTCGAGGTCGGCTATCCACTCTTTGCCCGAGCGCTCAGTCGACCGCAGGTCGTCGAGTTCGCCGTCGTACCCCTCGCGGATGACCCCGCCCTCGGTCACCTGCTGTGGCGGGTCGGGGCGGATGGCGGCCTCGATTTCCTCGCGAGTTTCGGTCAGCGGGTCGAGCGTCGCGTGTAAGTCAGCCAGCAGGCGCGCGTCGACATCGGCGTCCGCCAGCGTCTCGCGTACGTCCGGTACGACGGCGAGCGTCGAGGCCAGCGAGCGCAGGTCACGCGCGTTCGCCCGACCGCGGGAGACGCGCGAGATGAGGCGTTCGAGGTCGTACACCTCGGTCAACAGGTCGTGCAGTCGCTCGCGGGTCGCCGGGTCGCGGGTGAGCGCGTCGACCGCTTCGTGACGGGCGTCGATGCGGGCCTCGTCCAACAGCGGGCGGCGGAGCCAGTCGGTCAATTCGCGGCGGCCGAGCGCGCAGGCCGTCTCGTCCAGCGTATCCACCAGCGTGCGGTTCTCGTGGCCTCGGACGGAGCGGCGCTCGAACAGTTCGAGGCTCTCGACGGCCACCGCGTCCAGCAACATGTACTCGCGGGGGTCGTACCGCGTGAGGTGGTTGAGGTAGTCCAGCGTCCCCTCGGGGTCCACGTCCGGGTCGACCGGTTCGCCGTCGGGACCGACCGCACCCGAACTCCCGCGGGTGTACTCGGCGTACGCTAAGAGCGCGCCACACGCCCG
This window encodes:
- a CDS encoding HalOD1 output domain-containing protein, which translates into the protein MALADHHIGSESSEPPLVTQTPESTETISATVVRAVAAVDGRPVETLPPLMDAVDPDALDALFENTEFGEMAFVYADHRIVVSADPVVAVY
- the nucS gene encoding endonuclease NucS, with the translated sequence MTADSAVETLSYPAPDTARDLVARAFDRGAMVTLFGRCSVEYEGRAASSLAPGDRHVTLKPDGAALVHTDEGQQPVNWQPPGCDHSVAVADESLVVRSERTTPEEELEIVFETVAHAAAFDVTDPEELAVTGTEADLKERVLDSPDLVESGFTPLATERETPAGAVDVYGEDAAGRTVVVELKRRRVGPDAVGQLDRYVDALRRDLHADTEVRGILVAPSVTDRARQLLAEKGLEFVSLEPP
- the mutS gene encoding DNA mismatch repair protein MutS, which encodes MDTALGPPAQMAEQADDLTPMMAQYFELCDRYDDALVLFQVGDFYEAFCGAAERVARLCEITLTQRTDSTGEYPMAGIPIDNAESYIETLLDAGYRVAVADQVEDPDEVSGVVERAVTRIVTPGTLTEAELLGGADNNYVAALAAGERYGLALVDISTGDCYATSVGSETAVADELSRFGPAEAIVGPDVDVDEESVFGAACLVTGYDAAAFERERAEGRIQRYFGPPERLLAGDAERRACGALLAYAEYTRGSSGAVGPDGEPVDPDVDPEGTLDYLNHLTRYDPREYMLLDAVAVESLELFERRSVRGHENRTLVDTLDETACALGRRELTDWLRRPLLDEARIDARHEAVDALTRDPATRERLHDLLTEVYDLERLISRVSRGRANARDLRSLASTLAVVPDVRETLADADVDARLLADLHATLDPLTETREEIEAAIRPDPPQQVTEGGVIREGYDGELDDLRSTERSGKEWIADLEASERERTGIDSLKVGHNSVHGYYIEVTNANLDLVPEDYQRRQTLKNSERFYTPELKEREEEILRAETAADDVEYDIFCAVRDDVAAEAERVQALADRLARLDVLVAFAEVAARHDYCRPTVGGEGIDIERGRHPVVERTEAAFVPNDTHLGSGPMGDADGGETDPFFAVITGPNMSGKSTYMRQVALVCLLAQAGSFVPAASADLPVLDRVFTRVGASDDIAGGRSTFMIEMSELSTILSAATEDSLVLLDEVGRGTSTADGLAIARAVTEFLHDDVGAYTLFATHHHDLTDAAADLAGVANRHFETSREDGRVVFDHELAPGAAAASYGVEVAEMAGVPDAVVDRSRDLLERTGDADTGETSDRETVAGATRTNGHVEGAAVERAVERDIARTLRETDVATMTPIEALNTLAALADRVD